In one window of Phyllopteryx taeniolatus isolate TA_2022b chromosome 23, UOR_Ptae_1.2, whole genome shotgun sequence DNA:
- the znf638 gene encoding zinc finger protein 638 isoform X2 produces the protein MSRPLYTSYAPQTRQGERDARTSSTLVGLGPSLGSSAGRSQASGSMAIPSLVPNYRPKQRAKTNEDMQASAQDAHRREFHSPGAATSSYQNISRHSDGGGSSFSCLSSYDRAAADDASPAYYRPSALAGGRSSFRVSGEEDRDLRAIPGQHYSKPDVAQSSEPTHPRYTSETAANILVHFGLEKDDLEHLISYPEDQITPANLPFILRQIRIQKSKKASDADRPKPISEPAPARGPARGDSWRSPGLVGMKREDAPSPLLQSSTVIDYGHMSKYADRVEVNVESRTKRAEGDNLMTMDNLGRSRGQEPAQQVGRSAAALVSSSLDQQASSSSYFPSILTSAPPKIHVKQAPTSAQSMFPSFSLLAKDTDTRDIKSQAPNPASFEQVQAKPKPNFKPQPPSISHRHIHPSRPDLVVLGGDDSSRSSDDVCKSQAPAVAEKCPKQQTPTQQQNIKRGQQQNQESTQKPPEVKKQQQAPKTAAKPKPKPQPAKPKPQPAKPKPQPAKQKPQPAKPKPKSAVPKPQPAATKALLPTAPQFTQLTWQQSFTAGQQFHPIPPTLPSLLSTPTLTSFAPHPRSVALRLPQPQAQMSASLDLQTTAMMLDYVAATPRVFPHTCSLCKKQCGLMKDWLDHQNSTLHLESCKVFCKKYPQWDGEVVNVLEDKEREKSASTPQSQSKKPQRRTRSSSRSASSRRRRTRSSDALREKRRRRSRSRSPHSSRYKRRSRSYSTNSSDYGRSRSRSYGRRPVRRSQEAHSSSRRSRERRSSSRRRSSSRRRSSSSRRRSSSSRRRSSSPRRRSSSPRRRSSSPRRRSSSRRSHDRRPSPKRTRERRSPSKRSHEATTDPRNSQQTSTRAESLAKKLLESTAVQSLSRESDVEAMVKTLAPALLAELAKLKSTRSSSSKGSAAAASTATTSSVGNKKPAVAKTTSESAKASVPTIVTLGGIHHSLSYSDIVFLAEQCGKTKSVVLFRSIREAVVCYESQEDAEKLRNKSNLQLKGWPIIVVEDKERVPRVQKTDLQKNPPAPSKVSKTQSSKSTCATPAAQGKAKNVPSKQITKTVKKAETCTVNAPAGAVGKNVNAADKQHNVIAKRTEPESVEVTEAPQQAVAESKLPKEDVSDPRPPPDPDRPEPVEVDPCSTAEEQNQQSTGPEAEPTEGPVPAQGDSPAEHPCDAGGTAVQQQAKRPTDAAVVEEAVTPRGSDASLVEDLVTLCGSETALVEEPAPQHGSKEEMVEDAAPPRSSDVAVKEEDVVAPSGSDAAVKETVAPSRGSDAAVEEDAVAPRGSDAAVKEEVAPPLSSYAAETLTIGERMKEHLFRNRIPCLKTKTCFQKRFFSLDKKHLLINNLPDDVHSYCEQDLIEVVKPFGLGPLDESIYIIPQTKMAIVQLSDAEGAQAAKKASSRGKLTLGGSQKRLIVSILGIDVPMWPAGFYHSVMKMMSSPVVQFRPRTIFIKSISLSDTASLREALKKIGGVKNFMPLLNKVFVEFESDCDADRLGVWYFLLDQCPAYQLHRLGLPRSGTALPPRLPEKAIPDSNVAAAGATVLTFKFGIPQGTHSPFYLPMRSKPYLFVTHSPWFVIPEFLTIREAADIDKATCHAAVAMPTIMLTGLPEQYYKHEDVARHVWPHMDPKDLQGLHYNVSVLPLQRRAFVHFSEWNACHQFLRSHLQKAVSVQRHQLAVHFVLQPMCPEHSEEDRYASLMRLSYSHVGEVESLAERLLCVELSETQKTTIQFVLHLVSSHATFVNFLPLANRIFIEMADSTGVTRVLEKSKYFSPSSLKDSAAWIPVKCFESVKCLNLRLQDQKVIPSDLEMDSCIEAAPQGVCPMSPASPSADAEQPTKGFAPAPQEEETAAEDDRKKLECSIAREPTAALEVRDGAEDISVKAEDGPVSASACGDSETPPPAVCDNSATAVRKEEEAPPVKEEEALGKSDDALREEDFKNISSNALLFDEQPFNMDDFVTVDEVGDLEDSGGGPAEAPSLSKRASSPAAPWSASKRTKASTSKESKSCTASPSASTRATRSSSRRGISSGSLSEPPKKSTRAQSKAKKSNNSYVMLLSSTASEKENLATVASEESFHVLDSVGDDQKALSDEASRMGLDVTRDGAIEPQAAPEQDNSSRVENADEEQPKVEKQDDRGGEKEVVTHVKEEDVDIEQSAESCQTNEDAAEDPSSVDLDKKVVETSSCLLGKEDTMASGREAKEEEEDDDDEGAPAYQVIDSVEELSASIEEEHSVTEASKSRATPSGASKNRARMSVKKQAHTTAPPHEPEEYLVVDTLQVDHSGGSTPTAGRRRSTRGKTQEKSTKKSATDEEDTFHIIDSVEEEPKVTTRATRGKRGRPPKNDASSENRVPVSKRTTPASTSHETAKEKTPMKTEVVIKEEPTYQVQNQVKVPPAPKGKGRKGRTRKEVKRIKMEKNDTGDEEEATTFQVLDSVEDETGQDLPSTEHTQNSPKKKDATDDINLEDEEEAMYQVVDSLEEDPAQEEASVTEVCGPVKTEEQQTELGDIVTKCDSKLETGVKEPEEPSQMQNKTQQHEMPLATSALTLDQVSDEEEDFSDDVAEKEEEPKGRAEKDRKKSQRRERSESGARRARRSEDEEELVTVDELLTEETGEERAPDSTTWEGNVSEGELALVTLDEIVLEQKEAIGQGPPSEEGQSEDCLNPETLLTLDETGDDDEEEAKKGDAVGTCESAERKRSDETEDDTTLVTLDHVGHVEEDVLRCAIEERRQSTSERISIGMNQVEAAAARDAPRPPIVHLEDKQEKEEWEEEEDKKESASAGQRVQGSLQKLGKRLAELTLTPVKRSRSESPCGTAGFVLPSFKPNKPLGTEFIMPKSGYFCDLCAVFYVKESTAKEVHCSSKRHYDNLKNYYRKCEEDSRASTQGSVSD, from the exons ATGTCCCGTCCCCTGTATACCTCTTATGCGCCTCAAACAAGGCAGGGCGAGAGAGACGCCCGTACGTCGTCTACTCTCGTAGGACTTGGACCCAGCCTCGGCTCTTCTGCCGGTCGCTCGCAGGCTTCCGGCAGCATGGCGATTCCCTCGCTGGTGCCTAATTATCGGCCCAAGCAAAGAGCCAAGACCAATGAAGACATGCAGGCTTCGGCTCAAGACGCTCACAGGCGAGAGTTCCACTCCCCGGGTGCGGCAACGAGCTCATACCAAAACATCAGCAGACACTCGGACGGTGGCGGTAGCTCCTTCAGTTGCTTGTCCAGCTATGACCGAGCCGCCGCTGACGATGCCTCCCCTGCTTATTATCGTCCGTCGGCTTTGGCGGGGGGCCGTTCGTCGTTTCGTGTCTCCGGTGAGGAGGATCGCGACCTCCGCGCCATTCCAGGCCAACATTACAGCAAACCCGACGTGGCCCAATCCTCTGAGCCCACTCACCCCAGATATACCTCTGAGACGGCAGCCAACATCCTGGTGCACTTTGGACTTGAAAAGGATGACTTGGAACATCTTATCTCCTACCCTGAAGACCAGATCACCCCTGCCAACTTGCCCTTTATCTTGCGCCAAATCCGCATTCAGAAGTCCAAGAAGGCCTCGGATGCCGATCGGCCCAAACCCATCTCTGAACCTGCCCCCGCCCGAGGCCCTGCTCGCGGGGACAGTTGGAGAAGTCCTGGACTGGTAGGGATGAAACGAGAGGATGCGCCGTCTCCTCTTCTCCAGTCGAGTACGGTCATCGACTACGGGCATATGAGCAAATACGCTGACAGGGTGGAGGTTAACGTAGAGAGCAGAACTAAAAGAGCTGAGGGCGACAATTTGATGACAATGGACAATTTGGGCAGAAGTCGCGGTCAAGAGCCGGCGCAGCAGGTGGGAAGAAGCGCCGCCGCCCTGGTGTCGTCTTCCTTGGATCAGCAGGCAAGTTCCAGCTCTTACTTCCCCTCCATCCTGACATCTGCCCCTCCCAAAATTCACGTCAAACAAGCACCGACTAGTGCACAGTCAATGTTCCCCTCTTTCTCTCTGCTGGCTAAAGACACAGATACTCGAGACATCAAATCTCAAGCCCCAAACCCCGCTAGTTTTGAGCAAGTGCAGGCTAAGCCTAAACCCAACTTTAAACCACAACCCCCCTCCATTTCGCATCGTCACATCCATCCCAGCAGACCTGATCTCGTGGTCCTCGGAGGGGATGACTCCAGCAGGAGCAGTGATGACGTGTGTAAAAGTCAAGCTCCAGCTGTTGCAGAGAAGTGCCCAAAACAGCAGACGCCTACACAGCAGCAGAATATCAAGAGAGGGCAGCAACAAAATCAGGAGTCCACGCAGAAGCCACCAGAAgtaaagaagcagcagcaggcgCCCAAGACCGCGGCCAAGCCGAAGCCCAAGCCGCAGCCCGCCAAGCCCAAGCCGCAGCCCGCCAAGCCCAAGCCGCAGCCCGCCAAGCAGAAGCCGCAACCGGCCAAGCCCAAGCCGAAGTCGGCCGTGCCCAAGCCGCAGCCGGCCGCGACGAAGGCCTTGTTGCCGACCGCCCCCCAGTTCACGCAGCTGACGTGGCAGCAGAGTTTCACCGCGGGGCAGCAGTTTCATCCCATCCCGCCCACTCTTCCCAGCCTCTTGAGCACGCCTACACTTACGTCGTTCGCCCCGCATCCGCGTTCCGTCGCCCTCCGTCTCCCGCAACCCCAGGCGCAGATGTCGGCGTCCCTGGATTTACAGACGACAGCCATGATGCTGGACTATGTGGCGGCCACGCCCAGAGTCTTTCCACACACGTGTTCTCTGTGTAAAAAACAGTGCGGCCTGATGAAG GACTGGCTCGATCACCAGAACTCCACCCTTCACCTTGAGAGCTGCAAAGTCTTTTGCAAGAA ATATCCACAATGGGATGGAGAGGTGGTGAATGTCCTCGAGGATAAAGAACGAGAGAAGTCTGCGTCCACCCCACAATCTCAGAGTAAGAAGCCCCAACGAAGGACTCGTTCATCTTCCCGCTCTGCTTCTTCCCGGCGCCGACGCACCCGCAGCTCGGATGCTCTAAGagagaaaaggaggaggaggagtcgaTCGCGCTCGCCTCACAGTTCCAGATACAAACGCAG GTCTCGTTCTTACTCCACAAACTCGTCTGACTACGGTCGTTCGCGCTCCAGAAGTTACGGAAGGCGCCCTGTGCGCCGAAGTCAGGAGGCGCATTCGTCGTCGAGGAGGAGCCGCGAAAGGCGGTCGTCGTCGCGCAGGCGGTCGTCGTCGCGCAGGCGGTCGTCGTCGTCGCGCAGGCGGTCGTCGTCGTCGCGCAGGCGGTCCTCGTCGCCGCGCAGGCGGTCCTCGTCGCCGCGCAGGCGGTCCTCGTCGCCGCGCAGGCGGTCCTCGTCGCGGAGAAGCCACGATAGGCGCCCGTCACCAAAGAGAACCCGCGAGAGACGGTCACCCTCCAAGAGGAGCCATGAAGCGACCACAGATCCGCGGAATAGCCAGCAGACGTCAACCAGGGCAGAGAGCCTTGCAAAGAAGCTTCTGGAATCAACAG CTGTCCAGTCTCTGTCAAGAGAGTCTGACGTGGAGGCTATGGTTAAAACTCTGGCCCCCGCCTTGTTGGCGGAACTGGCCAAATTGAAGTCGACTCGTTCAAGCTCTTCCAAAGGAAGCGCCGCTGCGGCATCCACTGCCACCACCTCATCTGTAGGCAACAAAAAGCCGGCGGTAGCCAAAACCACCTCCGAG TCTGCCAAAGCCTCCGTCCCAACCATTGTCACACTTGGAGGAATTCACCATTCTCTCAGTTACAGCGACATTGTGTTTCTCGCCGAGCAGTGCGGAAAAACCAAATCGGTCGTCTTGTTTCGCTCCATACGGGAG GCAGTTGTGTGTTATGAGAGCCAGGAAGATGCAGAGAAACTGAGGAACAAAAGCAACCTCCAACTGAAAGGTTGGCCAATCATTGTTGTGGAAGATAAG GAGAGAGTCCCCAGGGTGCAGAAGACCGATCTTCAGAA AAATCCCCCTGCGCCGTCCAAAGTCTCGAAGACCCAATCGTCGAAAAGTACCTGCGCCACGCCCGCTGCTCAGGGCAAAGCGAAGAATGTCCCAAGCAAACAGATCACCAAGACGGTGAAAAAAGCTGAAACATGCACAGTGAATGCACCAGCAGGCGCTGTTGGAAAGAACGTCAACGCTGCAGACAAGCAGCACAATGTGATAGCCAAGAGGACAGAACCAGAATCCGTAGAGGTGACAGAAGCTCCGCAGCAAGCCGTGGCTGAAAGCAAGCTGCCGAAGGAAGACGTGAGCGACCCGCGACCTCCACCCGATCCAGATCGTCCTGAGCCCGTGGAAGTGGACCCTTGTTCGACGGCCGAGGAGCAGAACCAGCAGAGTACCGGGCCCGAAGCGGAACCCACAGAAGGACCAGTGCCTGCCCAAGGCGACTCACCTGCCGAACACCCATGCGACGCTGGAGGCACAGCAGTGCAGCAACAAG CCAAAAGGCCAACAGACGCAGCTGTCGTGGAGGAGGCGGTGACCCCACGTGGCTCTGACGCCTCACTGGTGGAGGATTTGGTGACCTTATGCGGTTCTGAAACGGCATTGGTGGAAGAGCCTGCGCCCCAACATGGCTCGAAAGAAGAAATGGTGGAAGATGCGGCGCCCCCGCGCAGCTCAGACGTAGCAGTGAAGGAGGAGGATGTGGTGGCCCCAAGTGGTTCCGACGCAGCTGTGAAGGAGACTGTGGCGCCCTCTCGCGGCTCCGATGCGGCAGTGGAGGAGGACGCGGTGGCTCCGCGGGGCTCCGACGCCGCAGTGAAGGAGGAGGTGGCGCCCCCATTGAGTTCTTATGCAGCTGAAACTCTCACCATTGGAGAGAGGATGAAAGAACATCTGTTTCGAAACAGAATCC CGTGCCTCAAAACCAAAACCTGCTTCCAAAAAAGA TTTTTTTCACTCGACAAGAAGCATCTGTTGATAAACAACCTGCCCGATGATGTGCACAGCTACTGCGAGCAGGACCTCATCGAGGTGGTCAAGCCGTTTGGATTGGGGCCCTTGGATGAGAGCATCTACATTATTCCTCAAACAAAAATG GCAATTGTTCAGCTGTCGGATGCGGAGGGCGCGCAGGCCGCCAAGAAAGCCAGCAGTCGCGGAAAATTAACTCTTGGAGGCTCTCAAAAGAGACTGATCGTTTCCATCCTGGGCATAGACGTCCCTATGTGGCCG GCTGGCTTCTATCACTCGGTGATGAAGATGATGTCTTCT CCGGTGGTGCAGTTCCGCCCGAGAACCATCTTCATCAAAAGCATTTCGCTGAGTGACACCGCCAGCCTCCGGGAAGCGTTGAAGAAGATCGGCGGTGTCAAAAACTTCATGCCGCTCCTCAACAAG GTCTTTGTAGAATTTGAGTCTGATTGCGATGCAGATCGCTTGGGAGTTTGGTACTTCCTCCTCGATCAATGTCCTGCCTATCAGCTCCACAGGCTGGGCCTGCCTCGATCAGGCACCGCACTGC CACCGAGACTTCCTGAGAAAGCCATCCCGGACAGCAACGTGGCAGCTGCTGGGGCAACCGTTCTGACCTTTAAATTTGGCATCCCGCAAGGCACCCATTCCCCATTCTATCTGCCCATGAGGTCAAAACCCTACCTGTTTGTAACCCATTCCCCCTGGTTTGTCATCCCAG AGTTCCTGACTATCAGAGAAGCAGCCGACATTGACAAGGCCACGTGTCACGCTGCGGTGGCGATGCCAACGATCATGTTGACGGGTTTGCCTGAACAGTATTACAAACACGAGGACGTGGCCCGGCACGTGTGGCCACATATGGACCCGAAGGACCTTCAGGGGCTGCACTACAACGTGAGCGTGCTGCCGCTCCAGAGGAGG GCTTTTGTGCATTTCAGTGAGTGGAACGCTTGCCACCAATTCCTCCGCAGTCACCTACAGAAAGCGGTGTCGGTGCAGCGCCACCAGCTCGCGGTGCACTTTGTCCTGCAGCCCATGTGCCCTGAACACAGTGAG GAGGACAGATACGCGTCGCTGATGCGGCTGAGTTACTCG CACGTCGGCGAGGTGGAGTCGCTGGCTGAGCGCCTGCTTTGTGTGGAGCTCTCTGAGACCCAAAAAACCACCATTCAATTCGTTCTACATTTGGTCTCTTCTCACGCCACGTTTGTCAACTTCCTCCCTTTGGCCAACCGG ATATTCATCGAGATGGCCGACTCCACAGGAGTTACCCGCGTGTTGGAAAAATCGAAATATTTTTCACCAAGTTCTCTGAAAGACAGTGCCGCTTG GATTCCAGTTAAATGCTTTGAGAG CGTGAAGTGCTTGAATCTGCGCCTTCAGGATCAGAAGGTGATTCCATCGGATCTCGAGATGGACAGCTGCATTGAGGCCGCCCCGCAGGGTGTCTGCCCGATGTCTCCCGCCAGTCCATCAGCTGACGCCGAACAACCCACCAAGGGGTTCGCGCCAGCACCGCAGGAGGAAGAAACGGCAGCCGAAGATGACCGTAAGAAACTGGAATGTTCGATTGCTCGAGAGCCCACAGCTGCTCTCGAGGTCCGTGACGGTGCGGAGGACATTTCGGTAAAGGCGGAAGATGGGCCAGTGTCGGCTTCAGCCTGTGGTGACAGTGAGACCCCGCCGCCTGCTGTTTGCGATAACAGTGCGACAGCCGTACGTAAGGAGGAAGAGGCGCCTCCCGTTAAAGAGGAAGAAGCCCTTGGCAAAAGTGATGACGCACTG CGGGAAGaggattttaaaaacatttcttcaaaTGCACTTCTTTTTGATGAGCAGCCCTTCAACATGGATGACTTTGTCACAGTCGATGAAGTGGGTGACCTGGAGGACAGCGGGGGGGGCCCCGCCGAGGCCCCCTCCTTATCCAAGCGAGCTTCTTCCCCAGCTGCTCCGTGGTCTGCTTCCAAAAGGACCAAAGCGAGCACCTCCAAAGAGTCAAAGAGCTGCACGGCGTCCCCGTCAGCCTCCACCAGGGCGACCAGAAGCTCATCAAGAAGGGGCATCTCTTCTGGGTCTCTGTCTGAGCCCCCTAAAAAGTCCACCAGAGCCCAAAGCAAAGccaaaaaatctaataattcCTATGTAATGCTGTTGTCTTCCACTGCTTCTGAAAAAGAGAATTTGGCGACAGTAGCCAGTGAGGAAAGCTTTCACGTCTTGGACAGTGTCGGCGATGACCAGAAAGCTCTCTCGGACGAAGCCAGCCGCATGGGGCTCGATGTCACTAGAGATGGTGCGATTGAGCCGCAAGCAGCTCCGGAGCAGGACAACAGCAGTCGGGTTGAAAATGCTGACGAAGAACAGCCTAAAGTTGAAAAGCAGGATGacagaggaggagaaaaagaggTGGTGACACACGTGAAGGAGGAAGATGTGGACATAGAGCAGTCGGCAGAATCCTGCCAAACAAACGAGGATGCTGCGGAGGATCCATCCTCAGTTGACCTTGACAAAAAAGTTGTAGAGACTTCCAGTTGCTTGCTAGGCAAAGAAGACACCATGGCTTCAGGGCGAGaagccaaagaagaagaagaagacgacgacgacgaaggAGCACCAGCATACCAGGTGATTGATTCTGTGGAAGAGCTCTCAGCTTCCATTGAGGAGGAGCACAGTGTCACAGAAGCATCCAAGAGTCGTGCTACTCCGAGCGGAGCATCCAAGAATAGAGCGCGGATGTCGGTAAAGAAGCAGGCGCACACCACCGCCCCACCCCATGAGCCTGAGGAGTACCTTGTGGTCGATACTTTACAAGTTGACCATTCCGGCGGCAGCACCCCCACGGCAGGTAGGAGGCGGAGCACCAGAGGAAAGACTCAAGAGAAAAGTACCAAAAAATCTGCGACGGACGAGGAGGACACTTTCCACATTATAGACTCTGTGGAAGAGGAACCGAAGGTCACCACGAGGGCTACCAGAGGGAAAAGAGGGAGGCCACCTAAGAATGACGCATCGAGTGAGAACAGAGTTCCGGTCTCGAAGAGGACAACTCCTGCTAGTACGTCGCATGAAACCGCCAAGGAGAAAACGCCAATGAAGACTGAGGTCGTCATTAAAGAGGAACCCACATATCAGGTACAGAACCAGGTGAAGGTTCCTCCAGCTCCaaaaggaaaaggaagaaaGGGAAGAACGAGGAAAGAGGTGAAAaggataaaaatggaaaaaaacgacACAGGCGATGAAGAAGAAGCCACCACATTCCAGGTCCTGGACTCTGTGGAGGACGAGACAGGCCAGGATCTGCCGTCTACTGAGCACACGCAGAATAGTCCAAAAAAGAAAGACGCGACCGACGACATAAATCtcgaggatgaggaggaagcgATGTATCAAGTGGTTGATTCTTTGGAGGAAGATCCGGCTCAGGAAGAGGCGAGCGTCACAGAAGTTTGCGGTCCAGTGAAGACAGAAGAACAGCAAACCGAGTTGGGAGATATAGTCAcgaaatgtgacagcaaactgGAGACTGGCGTGAAGGAGCCAGAGGAGCCTTCCCAAATGCAGAACAAGACGCAACAACACGAAATGCCTCTTGCGACCAGCGCGCTCACGCTGGATCAAGTGAGCGACGAAGAGGAGGACTTCTCCGACGACGTGGccgagaaggaggaggagccgAAGGGGCGAGCCGAGAAGGACCGGAAGAAAAGCCAGCGCCGGGAGCGGAGCGAGTCCGGCGCAAGGCGCGCCAGACGAagtgaggatgaggaagagctGGTCACTGTGGACGAGTTGCTTACGGAGGAGACGGGCGAGGAGCGAGCGCCAGACAGCACAACGTGGGAGGGCAACGTCTCCGAGGGGGAGCTCGCTTTGGTCACTCTGGATGAGATTGTGCTGGAGCAGAAGGAGGCAATCGGGCAGGGCCCGCCCAGCGAGGAAGGACAATCGGAGGACTGTCTGAATCCCGAG ACTCTGCTGACTTTAGATGAAACtggcgacgacgacgaggaggaggcGAAGAAAGGCGACGCTGTGGGGACCTGCGAGTCTGCTGAACGCAAACGTAGCGATGAGACAG AGGACGACACGACCTTGGTGACACTGGACCATGTGGGACACGTCGAAGAGGACGTCTTGAGATGCGCCATCGAGGAGAGACGCCAATCGACGTCTG AGAGAATCTCAATCGGAATGAACCAGgtggaggcggcggcggcgcgtgACGCTCCCCGGCCACCGATCGTCCACTTGGAGGACAAGCAGGAAAAGGAGGAgtgggaagaggaggaggacaagaAGGAATCTGCATCTGCTGGACAGCGCGTCCAAGGTTCACTGCAAAAACTGG GCAAACGCTTGGCGGAACTCACTTTGACCCCAGTGAAGCGATCACGTTCTGAGTCTCCGTGTGGCACTGCGGGTTTTGTACTGCCATCCTTCAAACCCAACAAGCCTCTCG GTACAGAGTTCATCATGCCAAAATCTGGTTATTTCTGCGACCTCTGCGCGGTTTTTTACGTGAAAGAGAGCACGGCCAAAGAGGTGCACTGCAGCAGCAAGAGACACTACGACAACTTGAAG AACTACTACCGCAAGTGTGAAGAGGATTCAAGAGCATCCACTCAAGGCTCCGTCTCTGATTGA